The Halotia branconii CENA392 region CAGGGTAAAGCTGATTTTTCTGATTACCTGATTGGGGCAGTATCTCAACAGGCGGGTTGCACAGAAACCGTGAGCTTCGATGGCAAATTGAAGGGTGAACGAGGATTTCAGTGTCTGAAGTAGCGTTGCCAGCTAACACTGCGTGGCAGCGAACGGTCGAAAGCTACTAGTTCCAAGTTCGAGTTTGTTTGCTGCCGTTGCTCAGTGGAAACCACAATAATTCCACGCACAGATTACCTTACTCAATATCTTTGTAGGTTGCGATCGCCTCTGCTCGAAATATGCGATAATTTTTGATTCAGCCTTAATTGACTCAATGCGTAAGTTCCCCACGCAAAAATCTCCTTAACCACCTAATAGCCTCACTTGTTGTTTGCTCGTTGGCAATTTGGAGGCATTGCTGGACAATTTCTGAAACGTTAGGAAAATAGCTGCTTTCTGTAATTACGTAATTTTCACCCTGCAATCTATAAATTAATAGCTGCTTACTCTTTAACAGCCAAATCTCTGGCACTTTATAAGGTAGATAGTCATCAATACTAGTATAACTAGTAACATCTACTTCAATTACTAAATCGGGTGGAGGGTCATTGAGCCAGTCGATACGCTTCTTACCTACTGCGGATCTCCAATTTTGAATGTAAAAGCAATAGTCAGGCTCAATGCCGCTAACAAGAGGCAAACTCATCGTGATGGGTGTAAATGAGTCGTATGTGCGGTTTAAGTGATCGAGTAAAACTGTTACTATCAATCCCAGCAAGCTCGCATCTCTTCCATGCTCTGGTAAGGGTGACATTAGTAATATCTCTCCAGGTCGATATTTAATGCGAGGCGAGGCGCGATCGCCTAGTTGCTGAGTTAGTGCTTGATAGTCTTGCCAGTCTCCCAAAAGTTTTAACACCGCGCCTGGTGGCAGTTCGATTTTTTCAGGTGTAATTATAGTATGCATACTAGCCTGCCTCGAAAAACTCAGTCTACACAAAACGGTAGCTATTCTTAAATAACCTTCTGTTCAGCGAAAATGAGCGAACAACTACTAATTAAGGTAATTCTACCGAAGTTGGTTTAGCAATATGTGGCAGACCCCAGCCTAACTTCTCCCGCAAAATCCGGAAAAACTCTGTTGGTTGTAGACGAATGAACTTGACACTATATGGCGATCGCTCTAAATATACCCGATCCTCTGGGAAAATGTAGCATCCACCATTGCCATCTACCACCATCACTAACCGAGGGATATTAACTGGGTAAATATTGACAGGTTCTGTATCCGGAAATACTAATGCCCGCGAAGCCAAAGAATGGGGACAAATAGGTACTAGTTGTAACACGGGTACACCAGGGGTAACTACTGGACCACCAGCACTTAAAGAATAAGCGGTAGAACCAGTTGGCGTAGAAACAATCACACCATCGGCGGCAATATCTACTGGTGCATGATGCCCTACGGCAATTTCAAAATGGCACATAGAGGTCAATGGCTCTCGATGTAACACCATTTCATTTAAGCAAAGAGCCTCCCACAGTACCGAGTCTCCCCGCAGCACTTTGACTGTGAGCATGGCTCGTTCTTCAATTTCATACTTACCTGTCATCACCTGCTCTATTGCTTGGGGCAATTGATTTAGGTAAGCTTCCGTTAAAAAACCCATGTGACCAGTATTCACCGTTAGTAGGGGAATACCACAAGGGGCAACCTGACGCGATGCTGCCAAAACAGTGCCATCTCCCCCCAATACAACTGCAAATTCCATGTCTGAGTCAAAACCAGGGGGTGTCAAACCATCAATTGGGGTGTGACATACAGGACTCTCCGGATTAGAGTAGCCAAGTATGCCACCGATACTCGATGTAATACATACATTCCAACCGGCAGCGGTTAGCTTGTCTTTCAACTCGATAGCGACACGACCCGCTATCGGTTTTACGTCATTATAGATAATGCCTGCTTTCGGCACACTTAAATATCCAAGTTTTGGGCGATGCTCTGTCTTAGTAATCGTGACATATTTTGGACAACATAGTCATTAGTCTCAAGTTTAAAGTCCAAAAATTGGTGATGTTAACCACGGACTATTGACTATTAGCCTTTGATGACTGCTTAAATGCAGCCTTTTTCGATTTATCTTTTTTGGTTTTATTTTTCTCGTAGTCTAATTCCTTCAGCTTTTTCATAATTCGGCTAAAGTACTCTTGCAGGTAACTTTCTAGAGTAGTGGTTTGTTGGGGGTCTAATCCAAAGACTTTGTATGTCTCATCCATTGAGGCGTTTAAAGGTCTACCACTTGCCAAAACTTCTGTAAATTCTAGCCTATCTGCTACATTCCAACCCCACTGAAAAAACCGGATGACGCGGCGCACGGTACGCAGGAGGTTGATTGGCATCCGTGTAACTCTGGCTTCTTTGGCAGATAAACGCTCACACAGACTAATAATTTCCTCAGCACTCCAAGCACGAGTACCAACAACAGGGAAAGCTTGTTTTTCAGTTTCTGGCACACTCAAAGCTCGAATCGCAAATTTTGCAATGTCTTGAGTGTCCATATAGGCGATGGGTGAAGAGTTACCAGTTACCCAAACTGGTTGATTTTCTAAAATCGGTATGCCGTATTGACCGATTAACCCTTGCATAAACCCAGCTAATTTTATGATGGTGTAGTTTAATCCAGATTCAGCTAAAAAGAGTTCTGTACAACGTTTAATTTCCATCAGGGGTACTTCTGGGTACTTCTCGGCATCAAGAATAGAAAAGAAGATAAAACGTTCTACGTTTGCAGCTTTTGCTGCTTGAATCAATGCTACCTGACCTTCCCAATCTACCTGTTTTATGGTCAGTGAATCCGTAGCGCGAGAGGTTGCAGCGTCGATGACTGCGTTTACACCTTCTAATGCTTCTGGTAGGGTTTGAGGATCACACAAATCTCCCCGGACTAGTTCTGCACCCCATTCTTTTAGAAAAGCAGCTTTTTTGGTACTCCGGACAAGACAGCGTACCTTATACCCCTCATCGATAGCCCGACGAGCCACTTGTCTTCCTAAGGTGCCAGTAGCACCGACGATTAATAATGTCATGAAGGTCGTAATAAATTTTTAAGTTTTATGAGAAGAATCTTAACAGAATTATCTCTGTAAACAAAAGTTTACATTATTTTTAATCAACTTAATTGATACACAGAGACTGACGGAAAAAGCGTTGTCCGTTTTCCGGACACGCTATTTTCCCAACACAAGCAAGCCTTCCGTCTTTTGTAGTTAGTTGTGAGGTAGAGGATTATTCCTCTGCTCCCTGAATTTTTAACAATAAAGCACCCAAAGCCCAGCCCACGAAGATTAAACCAAAAGACAATAGAGCTGCATTTAAAATTTCGCCACCCATGAGCGTGATTCTCCTTTGCGAATAGATAATTTACGATAATTCTAAAGGTCGCCCTTTAGATTTCCTGTTTTTTGGGCTGTTTGACTAAACTTGATTGCTCAAGTCTAACCTTCACTAGTCCTACGAACCAGGATTTGACCAAGTACATTAGACAGACTTAGGTACACTTAAGGCTTACCTGAAGCTCTACAACAGCTAACTTTGGATTAAACCTGTGTAAACAATTCTAAACCAGTTTTACGGTCAATCCCTATTATCGGTAGATAAGAACAGTCTGAAAATACTAATATGCTGTAATTAAATGTACAGCCGAGTACAGTCGTACCTGTTGCAAAGAAGCAAGCTAAGCGTAACGTCTCCAAAAATTGGGTCAAGTCTGTTCCCTGTTCCCTATTTCCTGTTCCCTGCAATCTATGCATCAACTCAACCCAAATCAAATATTAAAGTCTCATCTCAAAAATCCTCTGCGTTTAGCATTAACGTTGGGAGACCCAGCCGGAATTGGCCCAGAAGTGATTTTGAAAGCTTTAGCAGACTTTGAAATTAGTCAAAAGTATGATGTAACAATTATCGGGAATAAAGATTTACTAATACAAACTTATAATCAGCTAAATTCAACAACTTTAGCAAATCCAGACCAGTTGCAGATTATTGATGTGCCATTAAATAAAGAGATTGCCGATCAAATTATGATTGGTACAGGTAATGCAGCCAGTGGTGCGGCTAGTTTTGCTTATATGGAATATGCGATCGCTCACACACTAGCTGGTAAATTTGATGGCATCGTTACAGCCCCCATCGCTAAATCTGCTTGGAAGGCCGCAGGCTATAATTATCCAGGACAAACAGAACTTTTAGCCCAAAAGTCTAGTGTTGATCGCTTCGGCATGTTATTTGTAGCGCGATCGCCTCATACTAACTGGACACTTCGGATTTTGCTTGTTACCACACATATTCCCTTATGTCAAGTAGCAGACACATTAACACCGCAGTTGCTCACTCAAAAATTAGATTTGCTGGTGGAGTGTTTAGAAACAGATTTTGGGATAATTAAAGGGAGAATTGCGATCGCAGGTTTAAATCCCCACAGTGGCGAACAGGGACAATTGGGAACAGAAGAACAAGATTGGTTAATTCCCTGGTTGGAACAAGAACGGCAAAACCGCCCCAATTTACAGCTAGATGGGCCAATACCACCAGATACAATGTGGGTGAAGCCGGGTCAAGCTTGGTATGGTAATTCTTCTGTGCAGAATCCAGCTGATGCTTATTTAGCACTTTACCATGACCAAGGCTTAATTCCTGTGAAGCTGATGGCATTTGATCGTGCAGTTAATACTTCTATTGGTCTACCTTTTGTGCGGACTTCCCCAGACCACGGAACCGCGTTTGATATTGCAGGTAAAGGAATTGCTGATGCTACAAGTATGAAAGCAGCGATAGAATTGGCCGCTGAATTGGTTAGTCAAAGAATAGCTGCAATAAATTAGAACTTTTTATTATTTCAAGCTCATTTCAATTTTGCTTTGAGGAATTAAACCGTGACTCAAGCCTTACCCAAAATATTTACATTTGAAGAATTTGCTGCTAAATATCCAGACAAATCAGGAAAGCATTATGAACTCCATGATGGAGAAGTAGTCGAAATGCCACAACCAACAGGCGACCATGAAGAGATTGTCACATTTTTAGCGACAAAAATCACTTTAGAATATAGTCGCCTCAGTCTGCCGTATGGCATACCCAAGACAGTATTAGTTAAACCACCTCAACGTGAATCTGCTTACTCGCCAGATGTGCTGTTGTTAAATCGCCCCAATTTAGTAAATGAACCTCTGTGGAAACAAAAATCAACTGTTATTCAAGCAGCATCTATTCCTTTAGTGGTTGAGGTGGTGAGTACTAATTGGCGGGATGATTATCATAAAAAATACGCTGACTATGAGGAAATGGGGATTCCTGAGTACTGGATTGTTGATTATGCTGCTTTAGGCGGTAGAGAGTTTATTGGTAAGCCCAAACAACCTACTATTTTGGTTTGCTGTTTAGACGAAGGCGAGTATCAAATTAATAAATTTCGAGGAGATGAGCGTATTCAGTCCTTAGTATTTCCAGATTTGAATTTAACGGCACAACAGATTTTTGAGGCTGGAGGGACAATAGTAAATTCATAGGAAAAATAATTATTCTTCTATTTTGAACTTGTGTAATTTGCGCTCCCATCTGGCAAATAAACTCCCCTCGTCAACCTCATCTGTCTGTTCACTTTCATTAATGAGGTCTTGGTTTTTCTCTTCTAATTCACGCATATACTGCCTGAGTATACCTCCAACTGCGATCGCTCTGATTTTATGCAGCTGACGGGTTAATTCTAAAAACCATTCTTTATCAGCTACCAAATCTGATTCTTTCACCTAATACTTGAGAATTTCTGGAATCAGCAGCGTCGGGTCATGGTGTTTTGCGATCGCGCTAATATGAGTAATGGGTTGGTAATCAATCCGTAAGCACTTTTGCCACAATGCGACCCATTTAGCATGAGAAAGGTAGCCATGACTGAAATAAGAAGGTTGCACCATTGCCAAAATATGCAAATGTGGGTGTGCTGATACTCTGTCTCTTTCTTTGGTAACTTCTACTTCCATTAAACCTTAACGCTTCTCTGTGTTAAAAAAGTAGTATTTTTAAACCCAGACAGACGCAGAGTTTTACTAAATTTAACCCGTGCTTTATTCCGGCAGTTCAAACTTGTAACCATAACCTCGAACGGTTTTAATAAACTCAGGTACACTAGTATCAACTTCCATCTTCTTGCGAAGTTGACCAATATGCACATCAACTACCCGGCCATCTCCCACATATTCGCAACCCCAGATTTTTTGAATTAGCTGTGGACGACTCCAAGCTTGTCCAGGATGACTTGCCAAAAAATGCAAGATATTAAACTCCAAAGCTGTTAAAGCTAAAGGCTTATTATTAAGTGTGACTTCCCGACCATCGGGATTAATTGCTAGCTGCTTAAAAACGAGGCGCTGTGTTGGAGAAGGGTTGATAGTGCGTATGCGTCTCAAGAGTGCTTGTATGCGGACTTCCACTTCTGCCAGACTAAAAGGCTTAGTCATAAAGTCATCAGCACCAGCAGCAAGAATTTTAATTTTATCAGCTTCGTCAGTCCGTCCAGTCAAAATCATCACTAAAACATTAGTCCGACTTTGCATTTCTTGGCAAAGGTGATAACCGTTTGTATCTGGCAAATTCCAATCTAAAATTACCAAAGCTGGATCGAAGTTATCAAACAATGAAAGAGCAGTTTTACCATCTGCGGCAGACTCTATTTGATATTTTCGACTTAAAAAGCGATATATAAGATTACGGACACTGAAATCGTCATCCACAACAAGAATTTTGGGATTTGTAGCAGAAAGCATAACCATAACGTTTTAGCCTATTGTTGATCTGGCGATTCGCTGTGGGTAGATATATTTATTGAGAAGCCACTCTTAGAACATCTTGTTGCACGCACTTTTTGGGAGATTTATTTACGCCTACCCTGGTTTATTACGTAGACGTAAAGCAGCTTGTCGCCAGACATTGTCACTGTATTACTTAGCCATATTTAATTTTCTATTAAATTTATGAAAACTTCAGCTATACTAATGCATACCAAATGTATGAGTTTTGTTTGAATTTGGTATGTCTTTGGTATTTAGTGGTATGATTTTAAGTCTTCTGGGTTAACAAAAACTTTATTTTGGGTATATTCTCTTATCTACAAATAAACTTTGCTGAGCTTTGCCCTTGAACCGTACCCCTAGAGAACGTTTCAGCGAACGGCTAAGCCTTTTTCCCTCTTGGTTATTATAACTTCTGTAATATATTTGACTCTCAAATTACTCAAAGGGAATACCTTCTATGTAAGACTATAAGGCATTTTTCCGGATTGCATCTACGTACATCCATAATATTGACTGTAAAAAAGCATAAGTATACTATTCGGAATATGACCAGCCAAGGACTAAGAGCATCACCAGAAGGCATCAGAACAGCAAAAATAGCTTTAACTGATAAAACCCTAAGTCAGCATAAATTAGCAGTATCTTTAGGTATTACACGTCAACCAGTGTCTAAGTTTTTTGCAGGTGAACCAGTTTCTCGTAATTGTTTTGTGCAAATTTGCCAACAACTAGGACTATCTTGGCAAAAAGTCGCTGGTTTACCTGAAAATATTGCATTTCAGGTGGGCGCTAAAGTACGTACTGATAGTATTGATACTGATAAATTAGTATATGAACTACGCCAAAAACGTCAAGATAAAATCCATGACCAATGCAGTACTCTACAAATGCTGGATATTGCTCAGCCAATTTTATTGAGTGACATTTACACTAACATAAATATCTTAGAAGAAATAACCAGCCAAAAATGGCTAGAGATTTCAGAACTATTAAAAGATTTTAACCCCGACTTAAACTTCAATCGACTCGGAGGAGATAAGCAGCCAAGAAGTTTACCAGGATTAGAAGCTGCATTGCGATACTCAAAGTTAATGATGCTAGGTAAGCCAGGTTCAGGCAAAACCACATTTTTACAGCATCTAGCAATTGAGTGTAATCAAGGTAAATTTCAACCGCATCTTATAGCAATATTTATCAGACTAAAAGAATTTGCTGAGGATGCTAAAAGTGAGAATGAATTCAATTTATTGAAATTTATCAGCCAGGAATTTCTCAGCTGTGGGATTGACGAAGAATCAACTACAACCATACTAGCTCAAGGTAAAGCGTTGGTTTTGCTAGATGGATTAGATGAAGTGCCATCTTCTCAGGCAGATAAAGTTACTAGAGAACTACGCAGATTTACACAATATTACTATAAAAATCAGTTTGTTATGAGCTGCCGAATTGCTGCTCAACAATACAAATTTCCAGGATTTACAGAAGTTGAGGTCGCAGATTTTAACTATGAACAAGTCGAAGTTTTTGTGAAAAACTGGTTTTTTGCTGTCGCGCACAAGTCAAGAGAAGACGGGGAAGCTACAGGAAATTTATTTATTCATCAATTGAACCTCTCAGAAAATCAGCAAATTCGAGAATTGGCTGTAACACCGCTATTTTTGCATTTAATTTGCTTGGTGTTTCAAGAGAAAGCTGGATTTCCATTTAATCAAACTAAGTTATATGAGCAGATATTAAATATCCTGCTAACTAGATGGGACGAAGTGAAAGGTATTAAACGAGTGCAGGCATACCATAATTTAACTATCGCAGCAAAGAAACAACTATTGTATCATATTGCTGCTATTACTTTTGAACAAGGTAATTTATTTTTTGAGCAAGAGAAAATTCAACATATAATTGCTGATTATTTAGGCAACTTTGGCAATAACAATACAGACTTAAGTGAAGTTTTGCTGAAAGAAATTGAAGTCCAGCATGGTTTTTTGGTAGAACGAGCAAGAGGAGTTTACTCTTTTTCTCACTTGACATTGCATGAGTATTTTACTGCTAAAAATATTGTTGAAAATCACCAATTAAACTTTGGGGAAAATCTCGTAAATCAAATAACTAAAAAACACTGGCATTATATATTGTTCTTAACCGTGAGCATGTTGCCTAAAACTGATGAAATCTTATGGTTAATGAAACACAAAATTGATTCGTTAGTATCTGCTGAAGTTAAAATACAAGACTTTCTCATTTGGCTGTATCAAAAATCAGGTTCAGTCTCTACTCACTACAAAGCAGTAGCTATTCGCGCTTTTTACTTGGTTTGCGTTGGAAGGACTCCGCAGGATAATTATTTGAGAGAACGCCTTGTACAGGCTTGTAGGCATAGCTTCGTTTATTCTGCTGGTGTTGTGACAAGAAAAGACAACCTTAGTTCTTGTTGTCAGCTTCGTTCTTTTATTCATACTCCTAACTATAGCTTGGAATGTGCCCTACTTGGCGATATAGCTTTTAACCCTGACCTTGCCCTTGATGAGTTTTTAACTAGTACTCTTACCTGTGTTAGTGAGCTGAATTTTGCTTTGAAGCATAGTCTCAAAAATGCTATTTTTATTGATCATGTCCATGCTCTAAGCATTGCTTTTAATGAAGCTCTGGAATTATTATCAGAATCTGAATTTAAGCAAGTTTTACACAATCTTAAAAAAGAACTACCTCAGACAGATCATAATTCCCATAATTTTAGAGAATGGTGGCAGACTAATGGTCAACTTTGGGGTCAAAAGCTCAGAAATGGAATCATTAAATATCGTAATATCGGTCATGATTGGCAGTTTAATCAACAGCAAATAGAACTGCTACATCAATATTACGACGCTAATAAGTTATTAGTGGATTGTCTAAATTGTGCAGTAAATATAACTCCATTAATACGCCAAGAAATTGAGGAAACGTTATTATTAGCCAATTGCCATATTAAACACTAATATTGTTATATTTAAGATATATTTTGCATATCAAATTTTTAAAGTTAAACATAAATTATTTTGACTGCTAATTAACTATTAAAAATTTCAGTATGATGCTTATCTACCATAAGAGATATTTTGAAATATTCATACCAGAGAAAGATAAATTGTATTTATATAATTCGTTAAGTTGCTACTAATGCAACAAGTTAGGTAAAGCTTAAATGAATAACAATGTGCTAAACAATATCATTCCCTCACAGCCACCAATTGAGGGTCAGTCTGATGCTTATGCACTTAAGTCTAGATTGGAATGGGGCGAACCGGCTTTTACAATATTGGATATACGCGATCGCATGACCTACAATGAAGGTCACATTATGGGTGCGATGCCCATGCCAATGGAAGATTTGGTAGATAGAGCTTCGTCATCTTTAGAAAAGAGCCGTGACATCTACATTTATGGTGCTAGCGATGAAGAAACAGCCCAAGGCGTACAAAGTTTGCGTGCTGCTGGGTTTAAACATGTATCTGAACTCAAAGGCGGTTTGGCAGCATGGAAGGCCATTGGAGGCCCAACAGAAGGTATAGTTGAAGCTATGACTCCCGCAGGTGC contains the following coding sequences:
- the pdxA gene encoding 4-hydroxythreonine-4-phosphate dehydrogenase PdxA; its protein translation is MHQLNPNQILKSHLKNPLRLALTLGDPAGIGPEVILKALADFEISQKYDVTIIGNKDLLIQTYNQLNSTTLANPDQLQIIDVPLNKEIADQIMIGTGNAASGAASFAYMEYAIAHTLAGKFDGIVTAPIAKSAWKAAGYNYPGQTELLAQKSSVDRFGMLFVARSPHTNWTLRILLVTTHIPLCQVADTLTPQLLTQKLDLLVECLETDFGIIKGRIAIAGLNPHSGEQGQLGTEEQDWLIPWLEQERQNRPNLQLDGPIPPDTMWVKPGQAWYGNSSVQNPADAYLALYHDQGLIPVKLMAFDRAVNTSIGLPFVRTSPDHGTAFDIAGKGIADATSMKAAIELAAELVSQRIAAIN
- a CDS encoding Uma2 family endonuclease, whose amino-acid sequence is MTQALPKIFTFEEFAAKYPDKSGKHYELHDGEVVEMPQPTGDHEEIVTFLATKITLEYSRLSLPYGIPKTVLVKPPQRESAYSPDVLLLNRPNLVNEPLWKQKSTVIQAASIPLVVEVVSTNWRDDYHKKYADYEEMGIPEYWIVDYAALGGREFIGKPKQPTILVCCLDEGEYQINKFRGDERIQSLVFPDLNLTAQQIFEAGGTIVNS
- a CDS encoding Uma2 family endonuclease, producing MHTIITPEKIELPPGAVLKLLGDWQDYQALTQQLGDRASPRIKYRPGEILLMSPLPEHGRDASLLGLIVTVLLDHLNRTYDSFTPITMSLPLVSGIEPDYCFYIQNWRSAVGKKRIDWLNDPPPDLVIEVDVTSYTSIDDYLPYKVPEIWLLKSKQLLIYRLQGENYVITESSYFPNVSEIVQQCLQIANEQTTSEAIRWLRRFLRGELTH
- a CDS encoding NACHT domain-containing protein, whose protein sequence is MTSQGLRASPEGIRTAKIALTDKTLSQHKLAVSLGITRQPVSKFFAGEPVSRNCFVQICQQLGLSWQKVAGLPENIAFQVGAKVRTDSIDTDKLVYELRQKRQDKIHDQCSTLQMLDIAQPILLSDIYTNINILEEITSQKWLEISELLKDFNPDLNFNRLGGDKQPRSLPGLEAALRYSKLMMLGKPGSGKTTFLQHLAIECNQGKFQPHLIAIFIRLKEFAEDAKSENEFNLLKFISQEFLSCGIDEESTTTILAQGKALVLLDGLDEVPSSQADKVTRELRRFTQYYYKNQFVMSCRIAAQQYKFPGFTEVEVADFNYEQVEVFVKNWFFAVAHKSREDGEATGNLFIHQLNLSENQQIRELAVTPLFLHLICLVFQEKAGFPFNQTKLYEQILNILLTRWDEVKGIKRVQAYHNLTIAAKKQLLYHIAAITFEQGNLFFEQEKIQHIIADYLGNFGNNNTDLSEVLLKEIEVQHGFLVERARGVYSFSHLTLHEYFTAKNIVENHQLNFGENLVNQITKKHWHYILFLTVSMLPKTDEILWLMKHKIDSLVSAEVKIQDFLIWLYQKSGSVSTHYKAVAIRAFYLVCVGRTPQDNYLRERLVQACRHSFVYSAGVVTRKDNLSSCCQLRSFIHTPNYSLECALLGDIAFNPDLALDEFLTSTLTCVSELNFALKHSLKNAIFIDHVHALSIAFNEALELLSESEFKQVLHNLKKELPQTDHNSHNFREWWQTNGQLWGQKLRNGIIKYRNIGHDWQFNQQQIELLHQYYDANKLLVDCLNCAVNITPLIRQEIEETLLLANCHIKH
- a CDS encoding SDR family oxidoreductase, translating into MTLLIVGATGTLGRQVARRAIDEGYKVRCLVRSTKKAAFLKEWGAELVRGDLCDPQTLPEALEGVNAVIDAATSRATDSLTIKQVDWEGQVALIQAAKAANVERFIFFSILDAEKYPEVPLMEIKRCTELFLAESGLNYTIIKLAGFMQGLIGQYGIPILENQPVWVTGNSSPIAYMDTQDIAKFAIRALSVPETEKQAFPVVGTRAWSAEEIISLCERLSAKEARVTRMPINLLRTVRRVIRFFQWGWNVADRLEFTEVLASGRPLNASMDETYKVFGLDPQQTTTLESYLQEYFSRIMKKLKELDYEKNKTKKDKSKKAAFKQSSKANSQ
- the petM gene encoding cytochrome b6-f complex subunit PetM; amino-acid sequence: MGGEILNAALLSFGLIFVGWALGALLLKIQGAEE
- a CDS encoding NAD(+) kinase, which encodes MPKAGIIYNDVKPIAGRVAIELKDKLTAAGWNVCITSSIGGILGYSNPESPVCHTPIDGLTPPGFDSDMEFAVVLGGDGTVLAASRQVAPCGIPLLTVNTGHMGFLTEAYLNQLPQAIEQVMTGKYEIEERAMLTVKVLRGDSVLWEALCLNEMVLHREPLTSMCHFEIAVGHHAPVDIAADGVIVSTPTGSTAYSLSAGGPVVTPGVPVLQLVPICPHSLASRALVFPDTEPVNIYPVNIPRLVMVVDGNGGCYIFPEDRVYLERSPYSVKFIRLQPTEFFRILREKLGWGLPHIAKPTSVELP
- a CDS encoding response regulator transcription factor, which translates into the protein MVMLSATNPKILVVDDDFSVRNLIYRFLSRKYQIESAADGKTALSLFDNFDPALVILDWNLPDTNGYHLCQEMQSRTNVLVMILTGRTDEADKIKILAAGADDFMTKPFSLAEVEVRIQALLRRIRTINPSPTQRLVFKQLAINPDGREVTLNNKPLALTALEFNILHFLASHPGQAWSRPQLIQKIWGCEYVGDGRVVDVHIGQLRKKMEVDTSVPEFIKTVRGYGYKFELPE